A single window of Bradyrhizobium daqingense DNA harbors:
- a CDS encoding ABC transporter substrate-binding protein yields MIARFSSLSLSRRRLLAATSVVTAVALTAMAGLSPARSAGAPPTGGDITFLIDSLGSTWIPNNSAISSFQGHVWGHVTDKLVYVDADGKVSPWIAESWEQNGDATQFTLHLKKGVTFSDSTPLDAAAVVANLDIWYAGRKSDGINPIGLFPKTYERAEAVDAATVKVFFKAPTLGFIPTLGYHGSILISPKTIAQPAAQQADLSKTSGSGPYVVASWKEGDFVKLVKRKDYNWGPAAVGHTGPAYLNSITYKLVSEPSLRVAAVQSGQADVAYSPSPQELKSLKEAGFTIATPRYLGFVNGLAINTKLEPYNDVKVRQALQAGIDRKEIIDTVYTPDWKLATSFIQSNVPGATDHSDLLAYDPGKAEKLLDEAGWIKGANGIRTKEGKQLSLTLHSNPYLATAKSVDELIAQQLGKIGWKVTIRAYDVVTFGEKVRFGGPAVPAYEVTRSFIDAGTVASILTDANNGENWFNLGDSDKKLNELRDKIAGAASLDIRNPLLDELQTYVLEQGYFIPRTQIVQRIYVQSPKLKGEVYNGIAYASYYTATIGE; encoded by the coding sequence ATGATCGCGCGCTTCTCTTCGCTCTCGCTCTCCCGGCGTCGCCTGCTGGCCGCGACCTCCGTAGTGACTGCGGTCGCCCTAACAGCAATGGCGGGACTGTCTCCGGCACGGAGCGCCGGCGCTCCACCAACAGGCGGCGACATCACCTTCCTGATCGACTCGCTCGGCAGCACGTGGATCCCGAACAACAGTGCGATCTCCAGCTTCCAGGGCCACGTCTGGGGCCATGTGACCGACAAGCTCGTCTATGTCGATGCTGACGGCAAGGTCAGTCCCTGGATCGCCGAGAGCTGGGAGCAGAACGGCGACGCCACGCAGTTCACCCTGCACCTCAAGAAGGGCGTGACCTTCTCCGACAGCACTCCGCTTGACGCAGCGGCTGTCGTCGCCAATCTCGACATCTGGTATGCCGGTCGCAAAAGCGATGGCATCAACCCGATTGGGCTGTTTCCGAAGACTTACGAGCGCGCCGAGGCGGTCGACGCGGCCACGGTGAAAGTCTTCTTCAAGGCACCGACGCTCGGGTTCATCCCGACGCTCGGCTACCATGGCTCGATCCTGATCTCCCCGAAAACCATCGCGCAACCTGCGGCCCAGCAGGCCGACCTCTCCAAGACATCCGGCAGCGGGCCGTATGTGGTCGCCTCCTGGAAGGAGGGCGATTTCGTCAAGCTGGTCAAGCGCAAGGACTACAATTGGGGTCCCGCCGCCGTCGGCCACACCGGCCCGGCCTATCTCAATTCGATCACCTACAAGCTTGTATCGGAGCCGTCGCTCCGGGTCGCGGCCGTCCAGTCGGGACAGGCCGATGTCGCCTACAGCCCCTCACCGCAGGAATTGAAGTCTCTCAAGGAGGCCGGGTTCACGATCGCGACGCCGCGCTATCTCGGCTTTGTCAACGGCCTCGCGATCAACACCAAGCTGGAGCCGTACAATGACGTGAAGGTGCGACAGGCGCTCCAGGCCGGCATCGACCGGAAGGAGATCATCGACACCGTCTATACGCCTGACTGGAAGCTGGCGACGTCCTTCATCCAGAGCAACGTGCCCGGTGCGACCGACCACAGCGACCTCCTGGCCTATGACCCCGGCAAGGCCGAGAAGCTTCTCGACGAAGCCGGCTGGATCAAGGGGGCCAATGGCATCCGCACCAAGGAGGGCAAGCAGCTGTCGCTCACACTTCACTCCAATCCCTACCTCGCGACGGCGAAGTCGGTCGACGAGCTCATCGCCCAGCAACTCGGCAAGATCGGATGGAAGGTCACCATCCGGGCCTACGACGTCGTGACGTTCGGCGAGAAGGTCCGGTTCGGCGGACCAGCTGTGCCGGCCTACGAGGTGACGCGCAGCTTCATCGACGCCGGCACGGTCGCCAGCATCCTCACCGATGCCAACAATGGTGAGAACTGGTTCAATCTCGGCGACAGCGACAAGAAGCTCAACGAGCTTCGCGACAAGATTGCCGGCGCGGCCTCTCTCGACATTCGCAATCCGCTGCTCGACGAGTTGCAGACCTACGTTCTCGAGCAAGGCTACTTCATCCCGCGCACGCAGATCGTCCAGCGCATCTACGTGCAGTCTCCGAAGCTCAAGGGAGAGGTCTACAACGGCATCGCCTACGCCAGCTATTACACCGCGACGATCGGCGAATAG
- a CDS encoding IS256 family transposase — MNEHSNIVPLRQPDEIDDPLTNILRSGARQLLAQAVEMEAEAFLAAMKGLKLPDGRDRLVRHGHGPVRTIQTGIGAVEVARVKIRDRAVTSDGERIRFTSAILPLWARRTKSLDALLPVLYLRGISTGDFQEALAALLGKDAPNLSPAVVSRLTTEWQLEYERWQKRDLSARRYVYVWADGVFLQARMEDHSECMLVLIGATPEGKKELIGFQVGVRESTQSWHELLVEAKTRGLKIAPEIAVGDGALGFWKALDEVFPATRHQRCWVHKTANILNKVAVSVQASMKKDLREVYLASNRASAEVAIDVFAEKYGAKYDKAVECLTKDRDAMLAFYEFPAEHWDHLRTTNPIESVFATVRHRTVRTKGSLSSTTAKLMVFKLLCAASKTWRRLKGTNQLPKVIAGVRFENGIEVIQVPENHAA, encoded by the coding sequence ATGAACGAGCATAGCAACATTGTCCCACTGCGTCAGCCCGATGAGATCGACGATCCACTGACGAATATTTTGCGATCTGGTGCTCGGCAGCTGCTTGCGCAGGCTGTCGAGATGGAAGCCGAGGCGTTTCTCGCCGCGATGAAGGGCTTGAAGCTTCCCGATGGCCGCGACCGCCTCGTGCGGCACGGCCATGGTCCAGTGCGGACGATCCAGACGGGGATCGGCGCCGTCGAAGTCGCCCGGGTAAAGATTCGCGATCGCGCGGTGACCAGCGATGGCGAGCGGATCCGCTTCACCTCGGCGATCCTGCCGTTGTGGGCACGGCGCACGAAGAGCTTGGATGCACTTTTGCCGGTTCTGTACCTGCGAGGCATCTCGACGGGCGACTTCCAGGAGGCGCTGGCGGCGCTCCTGGGCAAGGATGCGCCGAATCTTTCTCCGGCGGTGGTTTCCAGACTGACGACGGAGTGGCAGCTCGAGTACGAGCGTTGGCAGAAGCGCGATCTGTCGGCGCGCCGGTACGTATACGTGTGGGCGGACGGCGTCTTCCTGCAGGCTCGCATGGAAGACCACAGCGAATGCATGCTGGTGCTGATCGGCGCGACGCCGGAAGGCAAGAAGGAACTCATCGGCTTCCAGGTCGGCGTGCGCGAGAGCACGCAGAGCTGGCACGAACTGCTCGTCGAGGCGAAAACCCGTGGGCTGAAGATCGCCCCGGAAATCGCCGTCGGTGACGGCGCGCTCGGCTTCTGGAAGGCGCTCGACGAGGTCTTTCCCGCCACGCGACATCAGCGGTGCTGGGTGCACAAAACCGCGAATATCTTGAACAAAGTCGCAGTGTCGGTACAGGCCAGCATGAAGAAGGATCTGCGCGAGGTCTATTTGGCGTCCAACCGAGCTTCGGCCGAAGTGGCGATCGATGTCTTTGCCGAGAAATACGGAGCGAAGTACGACAAGGCGGTCGAGTGCCTGACGAAAGATCGCGACGCAATGCTTGCGTTCTACGAATTCCCCGCCGAGCATTGGGACCACTTGCGGACGACGAATCCCATCGAAAGCGTGTTCGCGACGGTCCGGCACAGAACGGTGCGCACGAAAGGTTCGTTATCGTCAACGACTGCCAAGTTGATGGTGTTCAAGCTGCTCTGCGCCGCATCAAAGACCTGGCGGCGGCTGAAAGGCACAAATCAGTTGCCGAAGGTCATCGCAGGTGTCAGATTCGAAAACGGCATCGAGGTCATCCAAGTGCCGGAAAACCACGCCGCCTGA
- a CDS encoding ABC transporter substrate-binding protein, which produces MLDRDKGNAAAGHAGPKPGEAKKLSRRTLLKGAAAVAGAAAGSDAIRGFPTIWAQEIKDIELRHVGVSYSVVKAIGDQAAKDLGFKVTRQNLDTSAAINRFISQPNTVDIADLEGWQAKLAAKRGVIQGIEVKKVKEFDNILPIFTKGEIDGHKIPRQGISPYEAMYIAKPDATELNDGVTEWATFLPQVYNADSIGYRPDLVGHEVTEWKDLIDPKFKGKAAILDVPAIGIMDAALCFESAGLIKYGNKGNMTKEEIDFTCNKLIELKKQGQFRATWTTFDQSVQLMAAGEVVIQSMWSPAVAAVRVKEIPCVYAPVNVKNGKEGYRGWCNGMGLMKHLSGKKLDAAYEYLNWYLSGWQGGFVARYGYYSPVPSTAKKFLTPAEWAFWYEGQPAPEVVNDPYGVPMEKAGTKRDGGSFLDRVKNISCWNTLMDEAAYMNKRWNDFKVA; this is translated from the coding sequence ATGCTTGACAGGGATAAGGGAAATGCTGCTGCCGGCCACGCCGGCCCGAAGCCGGGGGAAGCCAAAAAGCTGAGCCGCCGCACGCTGTTGAAGGGTGCCGCAGCAGTTGCCGGCGCAGCCGCAGGCTCCGACGCGATCCGCGGCTTCCCGACCATCTGGGCGCAGGAGATCAAGGACATCGAGCTGCGCCATGTCGGCGTCTCCTATTCGGTGGTGAAGGCGATCGGCGATCAGGCCGCCAAGGATCTCGGCTTCAAGGTGACGAGGCAGAACCTCGACACCTCCGCCGCCATCAACCGCTTCATAAGCCAGCCTAATACGGTCGACATTGCCGATCTCGAGGGTTGGCAGGCCAAGCTCGCCGCCAAGCGCGGCGTGATCCAGGGCATCGAGGTCAAGAAGGTCAAGGAGTTCGACAACATCCTGCCGATCTTCACCAAGGGTGAGATCGACGGCCACAAGATTCCGCGCCAGGGCATCTCGCCCTATGAGGCCATGTATATCGCCAAGCCCGATGCGACCGAGCTCAATGACGGTGTCACCGAATGGGCGACCTTCCTGCCGCAGGTCTACAACGCCGACTCCATCGGCTATCGCCCCGATCTCGTCGGTCATGAAGTGACCGAGTGGAAAGACCTGATCGATCCCAAGTTCAAGGGCAAGGCCGCCATCCTCGATGTCCCCGCTATCGGCATCATGGACGCCGCGCTCTGCTTCGAGAGCGCCGGGCTGATCAAGTACGGCAACAAGGGCAACATGACCAAGGAGGAGATCGACTTCACCTGCAACAAGCTGATCGAGCTGAAGAAGCAGGGCCAGTTCCGCGCGACCTGGACCACCTTCGACCAGTCGGTGCAGCTGATGGCGGCGGGCGAGGTGGTGATCCAGTCGATGTGGTCGCCGGCGGTCGCCGCAGTCCGCGTCAAGGAAATTCCCTGCGTCTACGCGCCCGTCAACGTCAAGAACGGCAAGGAAGGCTATCGCGGCTGGTGCAACGGCATGGGCCTGATGAAGCATCTCTCCGGCAAGAAGCTCGATGCCGCCTACGAATATCTCAACTGGTATCTCTCGGGTTGGCAGGGCGGCTTCGTCGCGCGCTACGGCTATTACAGCCCCGTGCCGTCGACCGCGAAGAAATTCCTCACACCGGCCGAATGGGCGTTCTGGTACGAGGGCCAGCCCGCGCCCGAAGTGGTCAATGATCCCTATGGCGTGCCGATGGAGAAGGCCGGCACCAAGCGTGACGGCGGCTCGTTCCTCGACCGCGTCAAGAACATCTCGTGCTGGAACACGCTGATGGACGAAGCCGCCTACATGAACAAGCGCTGGAACGACTTCAAGGTGGCCTGA
- a CDS encoding ABC transporter permease has product MQSSQTPPRVNLAGWLYVSPLVLVLVPFFVAPILVVLAASFFATDGFGGLTPGFTLASYVEVLHSALTLKLYLATIKFTVLTWIFTLIIGFFVAYFLVFHVRNQLLAIGLFLLCTVPFWTSNIIRMISWIPLLGKEGLINQALLAMGVTRQPLEVLLFSDLAVVIAYVHQLTIFMIVPIFNSMARIDKKLIEAAIDAGASRFDIMRLIVVPMSKSGIALGTIFVVSIVMGDFFVVKVMSGGGSASVVSAFYEDVGVLQYPTAAASAVLLTLVLVAIVSLILRTVDIRQEITR; this is encoded by the coding sequence ATGCAGTCTAGTCAAACTCCGCCACGCGTAAATCTCGCCGGCTGGCTCTATGTCTCGCCGCTGGTCCTGGTGCTGGTGCCCTTCTTCGTGGCGCCGATCTTGGTCGTGCTCGCTGCAAGCTTCTTCGCCACCGACGGTTTCGGCGGCCTGACGCCGGGCTTCACGCTGGCGAGCTATGTCGAGGTGCTGCATTCGGCGCTGACGCTGAAGCTGTATCTGGCCACGATCAAGTTCACGGTGCTGACCTGGATCTTCACGCTGATCATTGGCTTCTTCGTCGCCTATTTCCTCGTCTTCCACGTCCGCAACCAGCTGCTCGCGATCGGCCTGTTCCTGCTCTGCACGGTGCCGTTCTGGACCTCGAACATCATCCGGATGATTTCGTGGATCCCGTTGCTCGGCAAGGAGGGACTGATCAACCAGGCGCTGCTCGCAATGGGTGTGACCCGCCAGCCGCTCGAAGTGCTGCTGTTCTCCGATCTTGCGGTCGTCATCGCCTATGTGCACCAGCTCACGATCTTCATGATCGTGCCGATCTTCAATTCGATGGCGCGGATCGACAAGAAGCTGATCGAAGCCGCGATCGACGCCGGTGCCAGCCGATTCGACATCATGCGCCTGATCGTGGTGCCGATGTCCAAGAGCGGCATTGCGCTCGGCACCATCTTCGTGGTCTCGATCGTGATGGGCGACTTCTTCGTGGTGAAGGTGATGTCCGGCGGCGGCTCGGCCTCGGTGGTCAGTGCGTTCTACGAGGACGTCGGCGTGTTGCAATATCCGACCGCAGCGGCGAGCGCGGTGCTGCTGACCTTGGTGCTGGTCGCGATCGTCTCGCTGATCCTGCGTACTGTGGACATCCGGCAGGAGATCACGCGATGA
- a CDS encoding ABC transporter permease: MSAVLAEMPESVAPATTKAIAPSKGGRPWTFYVLASLFAFYVIALYGPMFCIYILSFQDIRGGLVFPMKGHSLHWFVDLFTQVRTGDVKGSFDRSIKLAVIVTIVTVVVSFLAGLGFRKRFRGDTFVFYMMIGSLVAPGLVLGLGIGLLFQALGLNASWYTSALGAQLSWTLPFGVLVMFAVMSRFNHVWEEAAYDLGASRWQSIRLVMIPVLAPGLVAVALFGFTLSYDEFARSLQTAGSLNTLPLEIWSMTLNVTSPSLYALGTVTTIVSFVVIGASLGTIVLIQKKRGSRAKGHA, encoded by the coding sequence ATGAGCGCGGTTCTTGCCGAGATGCCCGAAAGCGTCGCGCCTGCGACCACCAAGGCGATCGCGCCAAGCAAGGGCGGTCGGCCCTGGACGTTCTACGTGCTGGCGTCGCTGTTCGCGTTCTACGTCATCGCCCTCTACGGGCCGATGTTCTGCATCTACATCCTCTCGTTCCAGGACATCCGCGGCGGTCTCGTGTTCCCGATGAAGGGGCATTCGCTGCACTGGTTCGTCGATCTCTTCACCCAGGTACGCACCGGCGACGTCAAGGGCTCGTTCGACCGCTCGATCAAGCTCGCGGTGATCGTCACCATCGTCACGGTGGTGGTCTCATTCTTGGCCGGCCTCGGCTTCCGCAAGCGTTTCCGCGGCGATACGTTTGTCTTCTACATGATGATCGGCAGCCTGGTCGCGCCCGGCCTCGTGCTCGGCCTCGGCATCGGGCTTCTCTTCCAGGCGCTCGGGCTGAACGCGAGCTGGTACACCTCCGCGCTCGGCGCCCAGCTATCCTGGACGCTGCCGTTCGGCGTGCTCGTGATGTTCGCCGTGATGTCGCGCTTCAACCACGTCTGGGAGGAGGCAGCCTACGATCTCGGCGCCAGCCGTTGGCAGTCGATCCGGCTGGTGATGATCCCGGTACTGGCGCCCGGCCTCGTCGCGGTCGCGCTGTTCGGCTTCACGCTGTCCTATGACGAATTCGCACGCAGCCTGCAGACGGCGGGCTCGCTCAATACGTTGCCGCTGGAAATCTGGAGCATGACGTTGAACGTCACCTCGCCATCGCTCTACGCGCTCGGCACCGTGACCACCATCGTCTCCTTCGTCGTCATCGGTGCCAGCCTCGGCACCATCGTGCTGATCCAGAAGAAGCGCGGCAGCCGTGCAAAGGGACACGCATGA
- a CDS encoding ABC transporter ATP-binding protein — MKSDRGDIELAGVCKSFDGVTNVVDGVNLKIADGAYCCFIGPSGCGKTTILRMIAGHEDPTAGEIVIGGQNVVGLAPVQRRTAMMFQSYALFPHLTVRENIAVALRVRGQSKPDRLRAADAMIEKVRLTQFADRLPAQLSGGQQQRVALARAAITEPRVLLLDEPLSALDEQLRVQMRQELRRMQQDLGITFIHVTHTQLEAIALADLVVVMEQGKIKQAGAAREVYAHPHDRYVAEFMGGQNVLSGRVEKVNGASFTLAQAAPSGIEVPLQARSTVSVGDKVDIAVRRDDVALVRPGRELPPGCTTSLPSRVLAIEYQGYFVKVMLDTVPDDEFVAYVPEKTFFADPFTVGDVVMATWASGSALPLA, encoded by the coding sequence ATGAAGAGCGATCGCGGCGATATTGAACTGGCGGGTGTCTGCAAAAGTTTCGACGGGGTCACCAATGTGGTCGACGGCGTCAATCTGAAGATCGCCGACGGCGCCTATTGCTGCTTCATTGGCCCGTCCGGCTGCGGCAAGACCACGATCTTGCGCATGATCGCCGGCCATGAGGACCCGACTGCGGGCGAGATCGTGATCGGCGGCCAGAACGTCGTCGGGCTCGCGCCGGTGCAGCGGCGCACCGCGATGATGTTCCAGTCCTATGCGCTGTTCCCGCATCTGACGGTGCGTGAGAACATCGCCGTCGCGCTCCGCGTGCGGGGCCAGTCCAAGCCTGATCGCCTGCGCGCGGCCGACGCCATGATTGAGAAAGTACGGTTGACGCAGTTCGCCGACCGCCTGCCGGCCCAGCTCTCCGGCGGCCAGCAGCAGCGCGTGGCGCTGGCGCGTGCCGCAATCACCGAGCCGCGCGTGCTTTTGCTGGATGAACCGCTCTCGGCGTTGGACGAGCAACTCCGGGTGCAGATGCGCCAGGAGCTGCGGCGGATGCAGCAGGACCTCGGCATCACCTTCATCCACGTCACCCACACCCAGCTCGAGGCGATCGCGCTCGCCGACCTCGTGGTCGTGATGGAGCAGGGCAAGATCAAGCAGGCGGGGGCAGCACGCGAGGTTTATGCCCATCCCCACGACCGCTATGTCGCCGAATTCATGGGCGGTCAGAACGTGCTGTCGGGACGGGTCGAGAAGGTCAACGGTGCGAGCTTTACGCTCGCGCAGGCCGCCCCATCGGGGATCGAGGTGCCGCTTCAGGCGCGCTCGACCGTCAGCGTCGGCGACAAGGTCGATATTGCGGTGCGCCGCGACGATGTCGCACTGGTCCGGCCGGGCAGGGAGCTGCCGCCGGGCTGCACCACGTCGCTCCCGAGCCGGGTGCTCGCAATCGAATACCAGGGCTATTTCGTCAAGGTCATGCTCGACACCGTACCGGACGACGAGTTCGTCGCCTACGTGCCGGAAAAGACCTTCTTCGCAGATCCCTTCACCGTCGGCGATGTCGTGATGGCCACATGGGCCAGCGGCAGCGCACTTCCACTTGCCTAG
- a CDS encoding (2Fe-2S)-binding protein, translating into MQISFTLNGRPTTVEVEPATLVAELLREQLNLTGTHIGCDTSQCGACVVHLDGLPVKSCTLLAPALDGATLLTIEGLQGAPGSNRMHPMQEAFREHHGLQCGFCTPGMLMTAVALATEKPDLTEADVRHGLEGNICRCTGYQNIVVSVMAGAAAMNAAKGE; encoded by the coding sequence GTGCAAATATCCTTCACACTCAACGGACGCCCAACCACGGTGGAGGTCGAGCCTGCGACGCTCGTCGCCGAGCTGCTGCGCGAGCAACTCAACCTGACAGGCACCCATATCGGCTGCGACACCAGCCAGTGCGGCGCTTGCGTGGTCCATCTCGACGGTCTTCCCGTGAAGAGCTGTACGCTGCTGGCGCCCGCACTCGACGGCGCGACGCTGCTGACCATCGAAGGTTTGCAGGGGGCACCAGGCTCGAACCGGATGCACCCGATGCAGGAGGCGTTCCGCGAGCATCACGGCCTGCAGTGTGGCTTCTGCACCCCCGGCATGCTGATGACGGCCGTTGCCCTTGCGACGGAGAAGCCCGATCTGACGGAAGCTGATGTCCGTCACGGCCTCGAAGGCAACATCTGCCGCTGCACCGGCTACCAGAACATCGTCGTCTCGGTGATGGCAGGAGCTGCCGCCATGAATGCCGCGAAGGGAGAGTGA
- a CDS encoding xanthine dehydrogenase family protein molybdopterin-binding subunit — MGNVIGIGAAPKRKEDQRFLTGRGNYVSDIKRPGMAAGVFVRSPHGHAVLRGIDKSAALAAPGVIAVLTGDDVADDGLGSLPCGWGITDAKGVPMKEPPFPMLAQDKVRFVGDLVAFVVAETVEQANVAAELLKVDYEVLPSVVGVLEAVRPDAPQLFDDVPNNICCDWELGDKAAVENAFKKAAHVAKLSLVNNRLIGNPMEPRAAIAEYEPGTDRTTLWTTSQFPHVVRFLMGALVLNIPQHKLRVVAPDVGGGFGVKQFHYGEEAVITWAAKRVRRPVKWVASRSEGYVSDRHGRDHVTEAELALDETGKFLAFRVNTLANMGGYLSTFGPNIPTNLYGPLLGGVYTTPAIYCNVKVVFTNTVPVDAYRGAGRPEATFVLERIVDVAAAEMGIDRVELRRRNMIPKEAYPYQTPVLVQYDSGDPMGCLDGALAAADVKNFGVRKAASASKGKFRGLGYSTYVEACGLAPSRFAGRLGARGGLYESATVRVHPTGQVTVMIGTHNHGQGHETTFAQIVSDKLGVAFENVDIVFGDTDRVQFGMGTYGSRSLVVGGAALSKATDKVIAKGKKIAAHLLEAAEVDIQFESGKFSVAGTDRAKSFEEIAGAAYVPHDYPLEVLEPGLEEQAYYDPVNFTYPGGCHIAEVEVDPETGTVTLVNYTAVDDVGTVINPMIVEGQLHGGIVQGVGQALFENAVYDEGSGQLLSGSLMDYCMPRADHLPMMKVATHSTLCTHTPMGVKGCGEVGTIGSPAAVINAVVDALSHLGVTHVDMPATPNRIWRLLQNASLPVAAE, encoded by the coding sequence ATGGGCAATGTGATCGGGATCGGCGCCGCACCGAAGCGCAAAGAGGACCAGCGCTTCCTCACCGGCCGCGGCAACTACGTCTCCGACATCAAGCGTCCCGGCATGGCCGCGGGCGTGTTCGTGCGCTCGCCCCACGGACATGCGGTCCTGCGTGGCATCGACAAGAGCGCGGCACTGGCGGCGCCCGGCGTCATCGCGGTCCTGACCGGCGACGACGTCGCCGACGACGGACTGGGCTCGCTCCCATGCGGTTGGGGCATCACGGACGCCAAGGGCGTGCCGATGAAGGAGCCGCCGTTTCCGATGCTGGCGCAGGACAAGGTACGCTTCGTCGGCGACCTGGTCGCGTTCGTCGTGGCGGAGACCGTGGAGCAGGCCAATGTGGCGGCCGAGTTGCTGAAGGTCGACTACGAGGTGCTGCCGTCGGTGGTCGGCGTGCTCGAAGCGGTCAGGCCAGATGCGCCCCAGCTTTTCGACGACGTGCCGAACAACATCTGCTGCGACTGGGAGCTCGGTGACAAGGCCGCGGTCGAGAACGCGTTCAAGAAAGCCGCGCATGTCGCCAAGCTGAGCCTCGTCAATAACCGCCTGATCGGCAACCCGATGGAGCCGCGCGCGGCGATCGCCGAATACGAGCCCGGCACCGATCGCACCACGCTGTGGACCACCAGCCAGTTCCCGCACGTCGTGCGCTTCCTGATGGGGGCACTGGTGCTGAACATCCCGCAGCACAAGCTGCGCGTGGTCGCGCCCGACGTCGGCGGTGGCTTCGGCGTCAAGCAGTTCCACTATGGCGAGGAGGCCGTGATCACCTGGGCCGCCAAGCGCGTGAGGCGGCCGGTGAAATGGGTGGCGAGCCGCTCGGAAGGCTACGTCTCCGATCGCCACGGCCGCGACCACGTCACGGAGGCCGAGCTTGCGCTCGACGAGACCGGGAAATTCCTGGCCTTCCGCGTCAACACGCTGGCCAATATGGGCGGCTATCTCTCGACCTTCGGGCCGAACATCCCGACCAATCTCTATGGCCCGCTGCTGGGCGGCGTCTACACCACGCCGGCGATCTATTGCAACGTGAAGGTGGTGTTCACCAACACCGTGCCCGTCGATGCCTATCGTGGCGCGGGCCGGCCCGAGGCGACCTTCGTGCTGGAGCGCATCGTCGACGTGGCCGCCGCCGAGATGGGCATCGACCGTGTCGAGCTCCGCCGCCGCAACATGATCCCGAAGGAAGCCTATCCGTATCAGACGCCGGTGCTGGTGCAGTACGACTCCGGCGACCCCATGGGGTGTCTCGACGGCGCGCTGGCTGCCGCCGACGTCAAGAATTTCGGCGTGCGCAAGGCGGCATCTGCCAGCAAAGGAAAGTTCCGCGGGCTCGGCTACTCCACCTATGTCGAGGCCTGTGGCCTTGCGCCGTCGCGTTTCGCCGGGCGGCTGGGCGCACGCGGTGGTCTCTACGAGAGCGCTACGGTGCGCGTGCATCCGACTGGCCAGGTGACGGTCATGATCGGCACCCACAACCACGGCCAGGGCCACGAGACGACGTTCGCACAGATCGTCTCTGACAAGCTCGGCGTCGCCTTCGAGAATGTCGACATCGTGTTCGGCGATACCGACCGGGTGCAGTTCGGCATGGGCACCTATGGCTCGCGTTCCCTCGTGGTCGGCGGCGCGGCGCTGTCGAAGGCGACCGACAAGGTCATCGCCAAGGGCAAGAAGATCGCTGCGCATCTGCTCGAGGCCGCGGAGGTCGATATCCAGTTCGAAAGCGGAAAATTCTCAGTCGCGGGCACGGACCGCGCCAAGAGCTTCGAGGAGATCGCCGGCGCGGCCTACGTGCCGCACGATTATCCGCTCGAGGTGCTGGAGCCGGGGCTGGAGGAGCAGGCCTATTATGATCCCGTCAACTTCACCTATCCCGGAGGCTGTCACATCGCCGAGGTCGAGGTCGATCCCGAGACTGGCACGGTGACGCTGGTCAATTACACCGCGGTCGACGACGTCGGCACGGTCATCAACCCGATGATCGTGGAGGGCCAACTGCACGGCGGCATCGTGCAGGGCGTCGGTCAGGCGCTGTTCGAGAACGCGGTCTATGACGAGGGCTCGGGCCAGCTTCTGTCGGGCTCGCTGATGGACTACTGCATGCCGCGCGCCGATCATCTGCCGATGATGAAGGTCGCGACCCACTCGACGCTCTGCACACACACGCCGATGGGCGTGAAGGGCTGCGGCGAGGTCGGCACAATCGGCTCGCCGGCTGCGGTCATCAATGCGGTGGTCGATGCGCTGTCGCATCTCGGCGTTACCCATGTCGACATGCCGGCGACGCCGAACCGGATCTGGCGCCTGCTGCAAAACGCGTCGCTGCCGGTCGCCGCGGAATAG
- a CDS encoding FAD binding domain-containing protein, which yields MKSFSYHQPDQIPDAARLLTSIEDSKLVAGGMTLIPTLKQRLASPVALVDLSKLGSLKGITDDGATITIGAMTPHAVVAASKLVQTKTPGLAALASMIGDPAVRSRGTIGGSVANNDPAADYPAGVLGLGATIVTSMREIAADKFFLGLFETALEPGEIITAIRFPVPLKAGYAKFKAPASRYALVGVFVAKFADGVRVVVTGAGPGVFRVPPMEAALSQNFDPSAVAAIKIDTDGLTSDIHAEADYRAHLVTVMAKRAVDAALS from the coding sequence ATGAAATCGTTTTCTTATCATCAGCCTGACCAGATTCCCGATGCGGCCAGGCTGCTGACATCGATCGAGGACAGCAAGCTCGTCGCTGGCGGCATGACGCTGATCCCGACGCTGAAGCAGCGGCTGGCGAGCCCCGTCGCGCTGGTCGATCTGTCGAAGCTTGGAAGCCTCAAGGGAATCACCGACGATGGCGCTACGATCACCATTGGTGCGATGACGCCGCATGCTGTGGTGGCGGCCTCGAAGTTGGTGCAGACGAAAACCCCCGGGCTGGCGGCGCTCGCGTCCATGATCGGCGATCCCGCGGTGCGCAGCCGCGGTACCATCGGTGGCTCCGTCGCCAACAACGATCCGGCGGCGGACTATCCCGCCGGTGTGCTCGGTCTCGGTGCCACCATCGTCACCAGCATGCGCGAGATCGCGGCCGACAAGTTCTTCCTCGGCCTGTTCGAGACCGCGCTTGAGCCCGGCGAGATCATCACGGCGATCCGCTTTCCCGTACCGCTCAAGGCAGGCTACGCAAAATTCAAGGCGCCGGCGTCGCGCTATGCACTGGTCGGCGTGTTCGTTGCGAAATTCGCCGATGGCGTCCGCGTCGTCGTGACGGGTGCGGGCCCGGGCGTGTTCCGCGTGCCGCCGATGGAGGCGGCGCTGTCGCAGAATTTCGATCCGTCAGCGGTCGCAGCGATCAAGATCGACACCGACGGTCTCACCTCCGATATCCATGCCGAAGCCGACTACCGTGCGCATCTCGTCACGGTCATGGCCAAGCGCGCCGTTGACGCGGCGCTCAGCTAG